The following are encoded together in the Drosophila takahashii strain IR98-3 E-12201 chromosome X, DtakHiC1v2, whole genome shotgun sequence genome:
- the LOC108055519 gene encoding nuclear exosome regulator NRDE2, with protein MSLFPAYGNSPAAVSAKETPEKPAKETATTGEDWRNNRSYDKKDIDDGDIATRGAKSDSSTSSDSSEEEEEEKDKDQEQKKPGAKKKDQPQGKPLEFDAKDEFYVDKKGNMSFRSLSKLTKPTRPRYKSRMRRLRDPEVKPTERAGRSKLSSSKSSRYTARKPLPTEAPTAEEKSQLQEQLMQTRVLVQREPKVLDHWLQLHRLLDLNLDRANRLAVAEQELHHLETALEHHPSNEQILRLYTDVANATYPASEVAARFEKMLEKNPFEYTLWTSLIMVTQGNMARCSVPAVLRIYAFSMRRMQVGHTDEQSRKFATVDTDRIMLKLFHNCVLFLRQSGNMNKMFALLRLEMELNFPGLTVDCFEACTANEESLIEYEEMVLRSGMPMPEIWTRVERLRQAYCYLPYPPLAASAQDEVERGLDSQRCIYSDDVVPYAHALKSPNNRLHLLLLVVQLTKMPLVRSSCLAEKLNPCIDEFGESEAIEMLFAGLADRPTYAVPPSVQQAEFEAALINLAKELSVTPSFMPHFMGHELYGRTISDLLLKCIEAFAAEGEELKRHVFLLLWLRFQRLLVVLHKLMGKLTKEYLSETRRRIRNQMIKPENRCVPRFFTELAMCVFEGQEVDDNRNRAFDIFEKIIQQDFDSDKPSRDEMYAYLVCSEMLIRRGRWSEAIHLLRCTSMGRHAASMPQTPCLELSLRTGLELLAVEVQQLDSLPAEMPLEEYFLPNRLIMLLRVRCLLWRLDARNAQPDSLFDKLLTYPLGPKEAKASEWRRFLREQVMEVQIMQMQLPIPREEDRGAEEGNVKDKGGKSKRLDELVELGLEEFPRNLLMLQTFSGFKTMLWHKQRARFIRTEAGIVSLLHWVLAANTRFANTGGHDELLASMAGCLHMAVRNRLINMFQTFLPTKAGRSEIEEEQYRILRRNSIYWRLYLKCLTDTRTSFERTKEALLMAIDECPWDKALLMDGATALPKEQSFLQDLMTEKEMRVYALAEELDMLRSGH; from the exons ATGTCTCTTTTTCCCGCCTACGGCAATTCCCCGGCGGCCGTGAGTGCGAAAGAGACTCCCGAGAAGCCggcgaaagagacggcaacAACGGGCGAGGATTGGAGAAACAACAGGAGTTACGACAAAAAGGATATAGACGATGGGGATATAGCAACTAGGGGAGCAAAATCGGACAGCTCCACGAGCAGCGACTCCtccgaagaggaggaggaggaaaaggaTAAGGATCAGGAGCAGAAGAAGCCAGGAGCCAAGAAAAAGGATCAACCGCAAGGAAAACCTCTAGAATTCGATGCCAAAGATGAGTTCTATGTGGACAAAAAGGGCAACATGTCCTTCAGGAGCCTTTCCAAGCTGACGAAACCCACACGACCGCGTTACAAGTCTCGGATGCGACGTCTCCGGGATCCGGAGGTCAAGCCAACTGAACGGGCGGGTCGCTCCAAGTTGTCCTCCTCCAAGAGCAGTCGCTACACCGCCAGGAAACCCCTCCCCACCGAGGCGCCCACCGCGGAGGAGAAGTCCCAGCTGCAGGAGCAGCTCATGCAGACCCGGGTGCTCGTCCAGCGAGAGCCCAAGGTGCTGGACCACTGGCTGCAGCTCCACCGCCTGCTGGATCTCAACTTGGACAGGGCCAACCGGCTGGCGGTGGCCGAGCAGGAGCTGCACCACCTGGAAACGGCCCTCGAGCACCATCCCTCCAACGAGCAGATCCTGAGGCTCTACACGGACGTGGCCAACGCCACTTACCCGGCCAGTGAG GTTGCGGCACGCTTTGAGAAGATGCTGGAGAAGAACCCCTTCGAGTACACGCTCTGGACCTCGCTGATCATGGTCACCCAGGGCAACATGGCGAGGTGCTCCGTGCCGGCGGTGCTCCGGATCTACGCGTTCAGCATGCGGCGCATGCAAGTGGGACACACGGACGAACAGAGTCGCAAATTTGCCACCGTGGACACGGATCGCATCATGCTGAAGCTCTTCCACAACTGCGTGCTGTTTCTGCGCCAATCGGGCAACATGAACAAGATGTTTGCCCTGCTGCGCCTGGAAATGGAGCTGAATTTCCCAGGCCTAACAGTCGATTGCTTCGAGGCCTGCACCGCCAACGAGGAATCGCTGATCGAGTACGAGGAGATGGTGCTGCGATCGGGCATGCCGATGCCGGAGATCTGGACGCGAGTGGAGCGTCTGCGCCAGGCCTACTGCTACCTGCCCTATCCGCCGCTGGCCGCCTCGGCGCAGGACGAGGTCGAGCGGGGACTGGATAGCCAGCGGTGCATCTACAGCGACGACGTGGTGCCCTATGCCCATGCCCTCAAGTCGCCAAACAATCGCTTGCATCTGCTGCTCCTGGTGGTCCAGCTCACCAAGATGCCGCTCGTTCGCAGCTCTTGTTTGGCGGAGAAACTAAATCCCTGCATCGACGAGTTCGGCGAGTCGGAGGCCATTGAGATGCTCTTCGCCGGCCTGGCCGACAGACCCACCTATGCCGTGCCGCCAAGTGTCCAGCAAGCTGAGTTCGAAGCAGCCCTCATCAATTTGGCCAAGGAGCTGAGCGTAACGCCCAGCTTCATGCCGCACTTCATGGGCCACGAGCTGTATGGGCGAACCATAAGCGACCTGCTGCTCAAATGCATCGAAGCCTTCGCCGCCGAGGGCGAGGAGCTCAAGCGCCACGTGTTCCTGCTGCTTTGGCTGCGATTCCAGCGACTCCTCGTCGTTCTGCACAAACTGATGGGCAAACTGACCAAGGAGTATTTGAGCGAGACGCGCCGCAGGATTCGCAACCAGATGATTAAGCCGGAGAATCGTTGCGTTCCACGTTTCTTCACCGAACTGGCCATGTGCGTGTTCGAGGGCCAAGAGGTGGACGACAATCGGAACCGGGCCTTCGACATATTCGAAAAGATCATCCAACAGGACTTCGACTCGGACAAGCCTTCGCGGGACGAGATGTACGCCTATCTGGTTTGTTCAGAGATGCTGATACGGCGCGGTCGCTGGAGCGAGGCCATCCATCTGCTGCGCTGCACGTCGATGGGCAGACATGCCGCCTCGATGCCGCAAACACCTTGTCTTGAACTGAGTCTGAGGACTGGGCTCGAGTTGCTGGCGGTGGAAGTGCAACAGCTCGACTCATTGCCCGCCGAGATGCCTTTGGAGGAGTACTTCCTGCCCAACCGGCTGATTATGCTGTTGCGCGTGCGCTGTTTGCTCTGGCGGCTGGACGCTCGCAACGCGCAGCCAGACAGCCTGTTCGATAAGCTGCTGACCTATCCACTGGGCCCCAAGGAAGCCAAGGCCAGCGAGTGGCGGCGATTCCTGCGGGAGCAGGTCATGGAGGTGCAGATCATGCAGATGCAGCTGCCTATTCCGCGCGAGGAGGATCGAGGAGCAGAAGAGGGGAACGTAAAGGACAAGGGTGGAAAAAGCAAGCGACTGGATGAGCTGGTGGAGCTTGGACTGGAGGAGTTTCCGCGCAACCTGCTCATGCTGCAGACCTTCTCCGGATTCAAGACCATGCTGTGGCACAAACAGCGCGCCCGATTCATTCGCACCGAAGCCGGAATCGTTTCGCTGCTGCACTGGGTGCTGGCCGCCAATACGCGCTTCGCCAACACGGGCGGCCACGATGAGCTGCTGGCCAGCATGGCGGGATGCCTGCACATGGCGGTGCGCAATCGTCTGATCAACATGTTCCAGACCTTCCTGCCCACCAAAGCGGGACGCTCGGAGATCGAGGAGGAGCAGTATCGCATTCTGCGCAGGAACTCGATCTACTGGCGCCTGTATCTGAAATGTTTGACCGACACGAGGACCAGTTTCGAGCGCACCAAGGAGGCCCTGCTGATGGCCATCGACGAGTGCCCGTGGGACAAGGCCCTGCTGATGGACGGCGCCACTGCCCTGCCGAAGGAGCAGTCCTTCCTGCAGGACCTCATGACCGAGAAGGAGATGCGAGTCTACGCTCTGGCCGAAGAGCTCGACATGCTGCGGTCCGGCCACTAG
- the gce gene encoding uncharacterized protein gce translates to MEGASRSRNSSTSQSQGQGQGRQGQDIEDLKQDIPFFDERTPSALDADLLVLGKSECQMDDLGAWEPDADADVDADAEAPLESIAIQPIDLDEDNYPDENESSVLGSDYAPSGSGSGANSFYQSPTPSSCDLKLRPPSNSMYHFNYRSPGSPLPVGGSNARALHPYAHSPVHHGTQPGFYPNMWYPNAPYGSGGSAGGGGGGGVVASGRYMGYGPGGSGMPGSGPGSLQGAFPGHSAQLHAMHHQYPQPHPYGHHPQHPHHPPHPHHQHPNETMMEMFQLSNSGREARNRAEKNRRDKLNGSIQELSTMVPHVAESPRRVDKTAVLRFAAHALRLKHAFGNSLMQQRPQITDTLMDMLDSFFLTLTCHGHILLISASIEQHLGHCQSDLYGQSIMQITHPEDQNMLKQQLIPTELENLFDAHGDSDAEGEPRQRSKSEEDAIDRKLREDRRSFRVRLARAGPRSEPTAYEVVKIDGCFRRSDEAPRGVQSNHLSSNLQLIRRTRGRDDVIPLHTISGNDIILTACARIIRPPKIANRLIDANTLEYKTRHLIDGRIIDCDQRIGIVAGYMTDEVRNLSPFTFMHNDDVRWVIVALRQMYDCNSSYGESTYRLFTRNGNIIYLQSKGYLEIDKETNKVHSFVCVNTLLGEEEGKRRVQEMKKKFSVIINTQIPQSTVDVPASEHPALLEKAVLRLIQNLQKSGDADGGHGDEGDEDEEAEDEDDDEEDDEDQDDGARSMSEFGDPYSSHHARSHHNSSALSSHGQGSSKTPPLALVPPETSSVKSSISKSISVVNVTAAKHLRGVHGSAAKSPCPLGSCTCSESHSPCDFCQGPPTPNPQAIGSTLKRGSTVLAETEEKIAKRRFIPSTEIEHVLHTSLDQIGRNLTQQLNVARNLREQGQRYDVPHADQRFDEIMQEHHKQTELYVNIKSEYAVQLQNKSTGNRKSSESDRNQEEDQD, encoded by the exons ATGGAGGGTGCCAGTCGCAGCAGGAACTCCTCCACGAGTCAGAGTCAAGGTCAAGGTCAAGGTCGCCAGGGCCAGGACATTGAGGATCTCAAGCAAGACATTCCCTTCTTTGACGAACGAACCCCATCGGCACTCGATGCCGATCTCCTTGTGCTGGGCAAAAGCGAATGCCAAATGGACGATCTGGGTGCCTGGGAGCCCGATGCcgatgcggatgtggatgcggatgcggaggcTCCGCTGGAGAGCATAGCCATCCAACCGATCGACCTGGACGAGGACAACTATCCGGATGAGAACGAGAGCTCGGTGCTGGGCAGCGATTATGCGCCCAGCGGGAGTGGCAGTGGTGCGAATAGCTTCTACCAATCGCCCACGCCCTCCTCCTGCGACCTGAAGCTCCGTCCGCCCTCCAATTCCATGTACCACTTCAACTACCGATCGCCGGGCAGTCCGCTGCCCGTCGGAGGATCCAATGCTCGCGCTCTGCATCCGTATGCACATTCCCCGGTTCATCACGGCACCCAGCCGGGCTTCTATCCGAATATGTGGTATCCGAATGCACCCTACGGATCGGGAGGATCCgcaggcggaggaggcggcggaggagtCGTGGCCAGTGGAAGGTACATGGGCTACGGTCCCGGGGGGTCGGGAATGCCGGGATCGGGGCCGGGATCCCTGCAAGGAGCATTTCCCGGACACTCGGCCCAACTGCACGCGATGCAccaccaatatccgcagccaCATCCGTACGGCCACCATCCGCAGCATCCGCATCATCCGCCACATCCGCACCACCAGCACCCGAACGAGACCATGATGGAGATGTTCCAGCTCTCGAATAG TGGTCGCGAGGCTCGAAATCGAGCAGAAAAGAATCGGCGGGATAAACTAAACGGATCCATCCAGGAACTTTCCACAATGGTGCCCCATGTGGCGGAGTCACCGCGTCGAGTGGACAAAACAGCTGTCTTGCGGTTCGCAGCCCATGCACTGCGTTTGAAGCACG CCTTTGGCAACAGCCTGATGCAGCAGCGACCGCAGATCACGGACACCCTGATGGACATGCTGGACAGCTTCTTCCTCACGCTCACCTGCCACGGCCACATCCTGCTGATCTCGGCCAGCATCGAGCAGCACCTGGGCCACTGCCAGTCGGACCTCTACGGCCAGAGCATCATGCAGATCACCCATCCGGAGGACCAGAACATGCTCAAGCAGCAGCTGATCCCCACCGAGCTGGAGAACCTCTTCGACGCCCATGGCGACTCGGATGCGGAGGGTGAGCCCCGCCAGCGGAGCAAATCCGAGGAGGACGCCATCGATCGCAAGTTGCGCGAGGACAGACGCAGCTTTCGAGTGAG ATTGGCTCGTGCGGGTCCCAGATCGGAACCCACCGCCTACGAGGTGGTCAAGATCGATGGCTGCTTTCgacgtagtgacgaagcgcccCGCGGCGTTCAATCCAACCACTTGAGCTCCAATCTGCAGTTAATCCGGAGGACTCGGGGTCGGGACGATGTCATTCCCCTGCACACGATCAGCGGCAATGATATC ATTCTGACTGCCTGTGCCCGGATTATCCGTCCGCCGAAGATCGCCAATCGGTTGATTGATGCCAACACGCTGGAGTACAAGACCCGCCACCTAATCGACGGCCGGATCATCGACTGTGACCAAAGGATAGGAATCGTGGCCGGTTACATGACGGATGAGGTGCGCAATCTCAGTCCGTTCACCTTTATGCACAACGACGATGTGCGTTGGGTGATCGTGGCCCTGCGGCAGA TGTACGACTGCAATAGTTCGTATGGCGAGTCCACTTACCGACTGTTCACGCGGAACGGAAACATCATCTACCTGCAATCGAAGGGCTACCTGGAGATCGACAAGGAGACGAACAAGGTGCACTCCTTTGTCTGCGTGAACACGCTGCTCGGCGAGGAGGAGGGCAAGCGGCGGGTGCAGGAGATGAAGAAGAAGTTCTCGGTGATCATCAACACGCAGATACCGCAGTCGACCGTCGATGTGCCGGCTTCCGAGCACCCGGCCCTGCTGGAGAAGGCTGTGCTGCGGCTCATCCAGAACCTGCAGAAGTCCGGGGACGCAGACGGGGGCCACGGCGATGAGggcgacgaggacgaggaggcggaggacgaggatgacgacgaggaggatgacGAGGATCAGGACGATGGGGCGCGCAGCATGTCCGAGTTCGGCGATCCCTACAGCAGCCATCACGCTCGCTCGCATCACAATTCCTCGGCCCTGTCCTCCCATGGGCAAGGTAGCTCCAAGACCCCGCCCCTGGCACTCGTTCCACCCGAAACATCCTCGGTTAAGTCCTCGATTTCGAAGAGCATCAGTGTGGTCAACGTGACGGCGGCCAAGCATCTGCGCGGCGTCCACGGATCGGCGGCCAAATCGCCCTGCCCCCTGGGCAGTTGCACCTGCAGCGAGTCCCATTCGCCCTGCGACTTCTGTCAGGGTCCACCCACGCCCAACCCGCAGGCCATCGGGTCCACCCTAAAGAGGGGCAGCACTGTTCTAGCCGAAACGGAGGAGAAAATCGCCAAGCGGCGCTTTATACCCAGCACTG AGATCGAGCACGTGCTGCACACTTCTCTGGACCAAATCGGACGAAATCTGACCCAACAACTCAATGTGGCCAGGAATTTGCGGGAACAGGGTCAGCGATACGATGTGCCCCATGCCGATCAGCGATTCGATGAGATCATG CAAGAGCACCACAAACAAACCGAACTGTATGTGAACATCAAGAGCGAGTATGCGGTGCAGTTGCAGAACAAATCAACCGGCAACCGGAAGTCATCGGAGTCGGATCGAAATCAGGAGGAGGACCAGGACTAG
- the LOC108055504 gene encoding methylcytosine dioxygenase TET, producing MKDSNSSSNISSSNAAGMPCSAGGGGAVTTAGGATTGSATPTAPSTPTTAAAAAVSAADPTAAAAAAQNPQQRSKSNIHELRNQDYVSRLMAATPPYLYSAPVGPNNFFFSDMLRSLVQARNNETARVLQLQQQQQQQAQQQQQQQQQHQAALVRRPRKRSWSYRPYYEQLRERRDAEEKQQQQQQQQQHHQQQQQHHQQHQQQMAPEKPLELTNKAITPYGYAKMEAKPPITPTATATAAAPPTSTTGNNKTGGGLVDSSLQDNTPPAASLPPQDLVLPPPPPVWYPPLYAPYGIDPLHFFIDLRVSGHIYDRKKENVSPLSSSNNAIAEEGSPGSCSSSGASGSASALATGNLLSKQRHGSAFTVPIPKAAQNDAINLCANSAAAGAGATSTSLGSKFEHYAKYYDLGETKENHPSSTAANLSAAAAAAAAAANLSKSGASYMLQHLPRLYSQFAAHQAQAQSQDTDAKSESASVTASLSAPDLCDEDSLGRNSSDTGNGLEGTSQGGQGNCDIDVEIIDSIKYRTDGESSRCSSNDEASITQID from the coding sequence ATGAaggacagcaacagcagcagcaacatctcgTCGAGCAACGCAGCAGGGATGCCCTGTTCCGccggtggaggaggagcagtGACTACGGCAGGTGGGGCAACCACTggcagtgccacgcccactgcgCCCAGTACGCCCAcaacagcagcggcggcggcagtaAGTGCGGCAGAcccgacagcagcagcagcagcagctcaaaATCCGCAACAGCGCAGCAAGAGCAACATCCACGAGCTGAGGAATCAGGACTACGTCAGTCGCCTAATGGCCGCCACTCCACCGTATTTGTACTCCGCACCCGTGGGACCGAATAATTTCTTCTTCAGCGATATGCTGCGCTCCCTGGTCCAAGCTCGAAATAATGAGACGGCCCGAgtgttgcagctgcagcagcaacagcagcagcaggcgcagcagcaacaacagcagcagcagcaacaccaggcTGCCCTGGTGAGGCGGCCCAGGAAGCGATCCTGGTCGTATCGTCCCTACTACGAGCAGCTAAGAGAGCGTCGCGATGCCGaggagaagcagcagcagcagcaacagcaacagcaacaccatcagcagcaacagcaacaccatcagcaacatcagcagcaaatGGCGCCCGAAAAACCTCTGGAGCTCACCAATAAAGCCATAACGCCGTATGGTTATGCCAAAATGGAGGCCAAGCCACCCATAACACCAACGGCCACGGCTACGGCAGCTGCACCACCAACTAGCACCACTGGTAATAATAAGACCGGCGGTGGTTTGGTGGACAGCAGCCTGCAGGATAACACACCGCCGGCGGCCTCGTTGCCACCGCAGGATTTGGTCcttccaccaccaccacccgtTTGGTATCCACCACTCTATGCGCCCTACGGCATCGATCCCCTTCACTTCTTCATCGATCTGCGCGTTTCGGGGCACATCTACGATCGCAAGAAGGAGAATGTCTCACCGCTTTCAAGCAGCAACAATGCGATTGCCGAGGAGGGTTCGCCCGGCTCGTGTTCCAGTTCGGGCGCCAGTGGTTCCGCCTCCGCTTTGGCCACCGGTAACCTACTGAGTAAGCAGCGACATGGCTCCGCTTTTACGGTGCCCATTCCCAAGGCGGCGCAAAATGATGCAATCAATCTGTGCGCCAATTCGGCGGCTGCGGGTGCAGGTGCAACATCCACCTCATTGGGCAGCAAGTTCGAGCACTACGCCAAGTACTACGATCTGGGCGAGACCAAGGAGAACCATCCATCCAGCACGGCTGCCAATCTCTCCgcggccgctgctgccgccgctgcagcTGCGAATCTATCGAAATCGGGAGCCAGCTACATGTTGCAACATCTGCCGCGACTCTACAGCCAGTTCGCCGCCCATCAGGCGCAGGCCCAGAGCCAGGATACGGATGCCAAGTCGGAGTCCGCCTCGGTAACGGCCTCACTTTCGGCGCCCGATCTCTGCGATGAGGATTCGCTGGGCCGCAATTCCAGTGACACCGGCAACGGCTTGGAGGGCACCAGCCAGGGTGGTCAGGGTAATTGCGACATCGATGTGGAGATCATTGACTCCATCAAGTACCGCACGGATGGCGAGAGCAGCCGCTGTTCCAGCAACGACGAGGCCTCCATCACACAAATCGATTGA